The proteins below are encoded in one region of Oreochromis niloticus isolate F11D_XX linkage group LG6, O_niloticus_UMD_NMBU, whole genome shotgun sequence:
- the slc44a1a gene encoding choline transporter-like protein 1 has product MGCCGSTESKREWKPLEEHSCTDIPWLIIFTLFCIGMACICGYPIATGGAARLVFGYDSYGNTCGKNNTKIEGVPLSGRDMTENKFVFFLDPCNLDLINRKIKSIALCVSKCPSTELMTYFDLKQFALNNGSNLCTYDLTPTRYTSSSEKSTKCPKLPVPPSKSVLLFRRCIPTDISCYTQFAKAFMTFVSDNTVLQRVISGVMASKEIIIGLCILALVLSLIMMVVIRYISQLLVWILTVLVIIGSTGGTGVLWWFYVDHRKALNSNTTSVFGKEVASDNVKALLFYAIGATIFTVVLLLVMFFMRKRVALTISLFHVAGKVFIHLPLLVLQPFWTFLCLILFWIYWIGVLLFLGTTGTPVKNNSTGVVGYEMPGPLQFLVWYHVVGLIWISEFILAFQQMTIAGAVVTYYFTRNKSQIPATPIISSMARTIRYHLGTLAKGSFIITLVKIPRLILTYIHSQLKGKENACARCMVKACVCCLWCLEKCLAYLNQNAYTATAINSTSFCTSAREAFLILVENALRVAAINTVGDFVLFLGKILIVSCTAFAGVLALNYQRDYTVWVLPLLIVCVFAFLVAHCFLSVFENVVDVLFLCFAVDTKYNDGSPGREYYMDKALMEFVENSKKMGWKKPDDGDGREMKPMARGTSA; this is encoded by the exons ATGGGGTGTTGCGGGAGCACAGAG AGTAAACGTGAATGGAAACCGCTGGAGGAGCACAGCTGCACGGATATCCCATGGCTCATCATATTTACACTCTTTTGCATTGGCATG GCATGTATTTGTGGCTATCCTATTGCCACCGGAGGTGCCGCCAGACTTGTTTTCGGATATGACAGCTATGGCAATACCTGTGGTAAGAATAACACCAAAATTGAGGGAGTTCCTCTCAGTGGCCGGGACATGACGGAAAACAA gtttgttttctttctcgaTCCTTGCAACCTTGACTTAATAAACAGGAAGATCAAGTCCATTGCTTTGTGCGTTTCCAAGTGTCCATCTACTGAGCTGATGAcatactttgatttaaagcagTTTGCGTTGAATAATG GCTCGAATCTCTGCACCTATGATCTTACTCCTACAAGATACACAAGCTCATCAGAAAAATCAACCAAGTGTCCAAAACTGCCTGTTCCACCAAg TAAATCTGTCCTGCTTTTCCGGCGCTGTATTCCTACGGATATCAGCTGCTACACTCAGTTCGCCAAAGCTTTTATGACATTTGTCAGCGACAACACTGTGTTGCAGCGTGTCATCTCTGGGGTGATGGCCAGCAAAGAGATCATCATAGGACTTTGCATTCTGGCTTTAG TTCTCTCTTTGATCATGATGGTCGTCATTCGTTACATCTCCCAACTGCTGGTTTGGATTCTCACAGTTCTGGTGATCATCGGCTCCACAG GTGGGACGGGCGTTCTGTGGTGGTTCTACGTAGACCACAGAAAGGCTCTCAACAGTAACACCACATCAGTGTTTGGAAAAGAAGTGGCATCGGATAATGTTAAGGCTTTGCTTTTCTATGCCATTGGTGCTACTATTTTCACG GTTGTTCTCCTGCTGGTGATGTTCTTCATGAGGAAGCGTGTGGCTCTCACCATCTCCCTGTTCCATGTGGCGGGTAAGGTGTTCATCCATCTTCCCCTGCTGGTCCTGCAGCCTTTCTGGACCTTCCTCTGCCTCATACTTTTCTGGATCTACTGGATTGGTGTGCTTCTCTTCCTCGGGACAACAG GAACACCGGTAAAAAACAACTCTACGGGTGTGGTTGGGTATGAAATGCCAGGGCCTCTTCAGTTCCTGGTGTGGTATCACGTTGTGGGTCTCATCTGGATCAGTGAGTTCATCCTTGCCTTCCAGCAGATGACTATTGCTGGAGCTGTGGTCACCTACTATTTCACAAG GAACAAGTCCCAGATCCCAGCAACTCCTATCATTTCCTCTATGGCACGTACTATCCGCTACCACCTGGGTACTTTGGCCAAAGGCTCCTTCATCATCACACTTGTTAAGATCCCTCGTCTAATCCTGACATACATCCACAGTCAGCTCAAAGGAAAG gAAAATGCCTGTGCTCGTTGCATGGTAAAAGCCTGTGTCTGCTGTCTGTGGTGCCTTGAGAAGTGTTTAGCATACTTGAATCAA AACGCTTACACAGCCACAGCCATCAACAGCACAAGTTTCTGCACCTCAGCTCGTGAAGCTTTCCTTATCCTGGTGGAGAACGCTCTCAGAGTAGCCGCCATTAACACTGTCGGCGACTTTGTCCTCTTCTTGGGAAAG ATTCTTATCGTCTCCTGCACAGCTTTTGCCGGCGTTCTGGCTCTGAACTACCAGAGGGACTACACGGTGTGGGTGCTGCCTCTTCTCATCGTCTGTGTCTTTGCCTTCCTGGTGGCCCATTGCTTCCTTTCTGTGTTTGAAAATGTGGTCGATGTCCTATTTCTGTGCTTCGCTGTGGACACAAAGTATAATGACGGCAGCCCTGGGCGAGAATACTACATGGACAAGGCCTTAATG GAATTTGttgaaaacagtaaaaaaatggGTTGGAAAAAGCCAGATGATGGAGATGGTCGTGAGATGAAGCCCATG gcACGTGGGACTTCAGCTTGA